One part of the Palaemon carinicauda isolate YSFRI2023 chromosome 23, ASM3689809v2, whole genome shotgun sequence genome encodes these proteins:
- the LOC137617564 gene encoding tigger transposable element-derived protein 1-like: protein MGPKKLSFGIGISSGEKSKKVILSLELKQELIEKRERNVHATGSRGDAGESSTNPSMEEFQASRGWFEKFKRRTGIRSIVQHGKALSSNTEAANDLVKKFEKILEDEGYVEQQVFNCDETGLEDDIIEQLKFIRVLYLPPNTTPILQRMELQVISNFNKLYTKHLFKQCFNVTQSTNIPLHEFWKSHLNIAHCLKVIVQAWEGVTRRALNSAWKKLWPDAASHRDFEGFGLERNPVLAVEEDVEEIVSLGKSMGLQVAEDDITKLVEEHHEEHTTEELKELPAMQNDEFKAQLRELEDIEEVEYI from the exons atgggtcctaaaaagcttagttttggtatAGGTATTAGTAGTGGCGAGAAAAGCAAGAAGGTaatactttcattagaattgaagcaagaactTATAGAAAAACGTGAGCGCAatgtgcat GCGACAGGCTCTAGGGGagatgcgggggagagttcaaccaatcCTTCAATGGAGGAATTCCaggcgtctcgcggttggttcgagaaatttaagagacggaccgggattcGTTCAATTGTTCAGCACGGGAAGGCTTTAAGTTCGAACACAGAGGCTGCTAACGATTTagttaagaagtttgaaaagatcttggaggatgaaggctacgtagagcagcaagttttcaattgtgatgaaaccg gactcgaagatgatatcatcgagcAGTTaaagttcatcagagtgctgtatcttccaccgaacaccacccctatcctccagcgtATGGAattgcaagtcatctctaattttaataagctctacaccaagcatttatttaagcagtgctttaatgtcacacaaagcaccaacatacctttgcatgaattttggaagaGCCATTTAAATATCGCGCACTGCTTGAAGGTCATAgttcaggcttgggagggagtaactcgaagggcactgaattcagcttggaagaagctttggcctgatgctgcttCTCACAGAGATTTTGAAGGATTTGGCCTCGAGCGTAaccctgtgcttgccgtagaggaagacgtagaagagattgtatctcttggcaagtccatgggtctgcaGGTCGCTGAAGATGACATAACcaaactcgtcgaggagcatcatgaagagcacaccaccgaggaactcaaagaACTGcctgccatgcagaatgatgagttcaaAGCGCAGTTGAGGGAGTTGGAGGATATCGAGGAGGTAGAGTACATATAA